From one Anguilla rostrata isolate EN2019 chromosome 12, ASM1855537v3, whole genome shotgun sequence genomic stretch:
- the LOC135236291 gene encoding T-cell surface glycoprotein CD3 delta chain-like isoform X1, which translates to MEGKRIVHLVYVMVMLTLAASADEKGNSQITTDDAGEGVKLTCKNAKKWIIGRKEILNQTEIVLEYKDDSSGEYTCQTDDDNVKILVKFRTCDNCVDLDVGTVAGIVVGEVIATALIGVAVYLLASQPQGKVYRQANKASDRQNLIQNQQNDSTYQPLSHGNASEYSQLEPRRGRKH; encoded by the exons ATGGAGGGGAAAAGGATTGTCCATTTAGTGTATGTGATGGTTATGTTGACTTTAGCTG CTTCTGCAGATGAAAaag GCAATTCACAGATCACAACCGATGATGCTGGAGAAGGTGTCAAACTCACCTGTAAAAACGCAAAGAAATGGATTATAGGTAGAAAAGAGATTTTGAACCAAACAGAAATAGTACTCGAGTACAAGGATGACAGTTCGGGCGAATACACATGCCAGACTGATGATGACAATGTGAAGATCTTGGTAAAATTTCGAA CCTGTGACAACTGTGTGGACTTGGATGTTGGGACCGTGGCTGGGATCGTCGTGGGAGAGGTCATTGCCACGGCTTTAATCGGAGTGGCCGTCTACCTCCTTGCCTCCCAGCCCCAGGGAAAGGTCTACCGTCAGGCCAACAAAG CGTCGGACCGACAGAACCTTATTCAGAACCAGCAGAATGACTCCACTTACCAG CCCCTCTCCCACGGCAATGCCTCCGAGTACAGCCAGCTGGAGCCAAGGCGTGGGAGGAAGCATTGA
- the LOC135236158 gene encoding T-cell surface glycoprotein CD3 epsilon chain-like: MIKAAFVFVLALAVVECSDNKGSVEFSRMSFTMKCPNSERGDIHWTEAYNSKGNEATLRYEESAKKTHSCTMDDDKTYYFYVKGRVCEHCYELDGGLLIGIIFVDLLVTGGFIIVIYNCAQRKSSSARSPAPASGRPVRANAPSVPDRDYEPLNHATRDTATYAVAGVNRTG; this comes from the exons ATGATCAAGGCTGCCTTTGTGTTCGTCCTCGCCTTGGCGGTGGTGGAGTGTTCAG ATAATAAAGGAAGTGTGGAATTCTCAAGAATGAGTTTCACTATGAAGTGTCCAAATTCAGAGAGAGGTGACATACATTGGACAGAGGCATATAATAGCAAGGGAAACGAAGCGACGCTGCGTTATGAGGAGAGTGCTAAGAAGACGCATTCCTGCACCATGGACGATGATAagacatactatttttatgtaAAAGGAAGGG tgtgtgagcaTTGCTATGAGCTGGATGGGGGGCTACTGATTGGCATCATTTTCGTGGATCTGCTGGTCACCGGAGGCTTCATCATCGTCATCTACAACTGCGCGCAGAGAAAATCCTCATCTGCGCGCTCCCCTGCTCCAG CATCTGGACGTCCCGTGCGTGCAAATGCTCCTTCGGTGCCCGACCGGGACTATGAG CCGCTCAATCATGCCACTCGAGATACGGCAACCTACGCTGTCGCCGGGGTGAACAGAACCGGCTAG
- the LOC135235483 gene encoding transmembrane protein 25, with the protein MQCAGQNPGVNTAVLLLQTWAWVRTGAIDALPKIDGQLRSAVTLQENITHQFNCQSEGWNPQAPPLLTWYLNGERQEQLSGGGTGQLVMTSQEVPGAPEGESKRNSTFTLRARKWDRELVCAASDPRNGESYNATVILNVQFLPEIVRVNAHYSDTSDPGLSLVLFALVRSNPPATITWVDQSGRLVANTSDFLIMDSRSYPWLMNHTLRVTLSSLAGNVSVNANNSLGVAQSNLTLAEFLQSSVEVPVLGIVTGGAVGFVTLLILTLLLLCLLHKNKGKDVEKAVEITIPKRQSPNVQVGNVYLPRENMSLPSNLQLHDLSTLRKGMGERRHNPGERKKEGEEEEDLTAAYAARGFSKFPMVGYIYKANSMSSDEIWL; encoded by the exons ATGCAGTGTGCGGGTCAGAACCCGGGGGTCAACAccgctgtgctgctgttgcagACCTGGGCTTGGGTCCGGACCG GTGCCATTGATGCCTTACCTAAAATCGACGGACAGTTGCGCTCTGCAGTCACGCTGCAAGAGAACATCACCCATCAATTCAACTGCCAATCAGAGGGGTGGAACCcgcaagccccgcccctacTGACCTGGTACCTGAATggggagaggcaggagcagcTGTCAGGCGGCGGAACGGGGCAGCTGGTGATGACGTCACAGGAAGTGCCGGGCGCGCCGGAGGGGGAGTCCAAACGCAACAGCACGTTCACGCTGAGGGCCAGGAAGTGGGACCGGGAGCTGGTGTGCGCCGCCTCGGACCCCCGAAACGGGGAGAGCTACAACGCCACCGTCATTCTcaatgtgcagt TTCTGCCGGAGATTGTGCGCGTAAATGCACACTACAGCGACACCTCCGATCCAGGCCTGTCTTTGGTCCTCTTCGCCTTGGTTCGCTccaacccccccgccaccaTCACCTGGGTGGACCAGTCCGGCCGTCTGGTGGCCAACACCTCTGACTTCCTCATCATGGACTCGCGCAGTTACCCCTGGCTCATGAACCACACGCTGCGGGTGACCCTGAGCAGCCTGGCGGGGAACGTCTCCGTCAACGCCAACAACAGCCTGGGCGTCGCCCAGAGCAACCTCACTCTCGCCG AGTTCCTGCAGTCCAGCGTGGAGGTGCCAGTGCTGGGCATCGTCACCGGGGGCGCCGTTGGGTTCGtcaccctcctcatcctcaccctgctgctcctctgtctGCTCCACAAGAACAAGGGGAAGGATGTAG AGAAAGCAGTGGAAATCACAATACCCAAGAGGCAA TCACCCAATGTACAGGTGGGCAATGTGTATCTACCACGAGAAAACATGTCCCTGCCCTCGAACCTGCAGCTCCATGACCTCAGCACCCTCCGCAAAG GAATGGGGGAGCGAAGGCATAatccaggagagagaaagaaagagggagaggaggaagaggacctAACTGCTGCCTACGCTGCCCGAG GGTTCTCCAAGTTCCCCATGGTGGGCTACATCTACAAGGCGAACAGCATGAGCAGCGATGAAATCTGGCTCTga
- the LOC135236291 gene encoding T-cell surface glycoprotein CD3 delta chain-like isoform X2 — MEGKRIVHLVYVMVMLTLAGNSQITTDDAGEGVKLTCKNAKKWIIGRKEILNQTEIVLEYKDDSSGEYTCQTDDDNVKILVKFRTCDNCVDLDVGTVAGIVVGEVIATALIGVAVYLLASQPQGKVYRQANKASDRQNLIQNQQNDSTYQPLSHGNASEYSQLEPRRGRKH, encoded by the exons ATGGAGGGGAAAAGGATTGTCCATTTAGTGTATGTGATGGTTATGTTGACTTTAGCTG GCAATTCACAGATCACAACCGATGATGCTGGAGAAGGTGTCAAACTCACCTGTAAAAACGCAAAGAAATGGATTATAGGTAGAAAAGAGATTTTGAACCAAACAGAAATAGTACTCGAGTACAAGGATGACAGTTCGGGCGAATACACATGCCAGACTGATGATGACAATGTGAAGATCTTGGTAAAATTTCGAA CCTGTGACAACTGTGTGGACTTGGATGTTGGGACCGTGGCTGGGATCGTCGTGGGAGAGGTCATTGCCACGGCTTTAATCGGAGTGGCCGTCTACCTCCTTGCCTCCCAGCCCCAGGGAAAGGTCTACCGTCAGGCCAACAAAG CGTCGGACCGACAGAACCTTATTCAGAACCAGCAGAATGACTCCACTTACCAG CCCCTCTCCCACGGCAATGCCTCCGAGTACAGCCAGCTGGAGCCAAGGCGTGGGAGGAAGCATTGA